The genomic interval AGGAAGCTCCAGACTTTGGGGCTTCTTTTTTATTTAATACATATTCTATATGGGATTTTTTGATCGTTTTTTTAGCAAGGAAAAAGAGAAAGATTTAAATCAAGGATTAAGCAAAACCAAAGATGGATTCTTTGACAAGATAGCAAAAGCTGTTGTTGGAAAAAGCCAAATAGATGAAGCTTTTTTAGATGATCTTGAACAAATATTAATCAGCTCTGACGTTGGCCTCGACACTACTATTAAAATTATTCAACGTATTCAAAAACGGGTACTTGAAGACAAATATTTAGGATTAGATCAATTAAACAGTCTACTCCGTGATGAAATTTCTAAATTATTAGCTGAAAACAATACACTGGATTTAGAAGATTTTGATACCGGACCGGTAAGCCCATATATTATACTTGTAGTAGGTGTGAATGGGGTTGGAAAAACAACCACCATAGGGAAACTTGCTTACCAATTTAAGCAACGAGGAAAAAATGTATTAATCGCTGCTGGTGATACCTTTCGCGCAGCAGCGGAAGACCAACTTCACATTTGGTCTGAACGAGTTGGTTGTCAATTTTTTACAAAAGGTATGGGAGCAGATCCTTCTGCAGTGGCTTATGAAGCCGTGCAATTTGCAATTAAAAATAAAATTGATGTTGTTATTATAGATACTGCTGGTAGGCTTCATACTAAATTAAATTTAATGGGCGAACTCGCTAAAATTAATCGTTCCATTGCAAAATCTTTACCAGGAGCTCCCCATGAGGTCTTATTAGTACTTGATGCAACTACCGGGCAAAATGCACTCGAACAATGCAAACACTTTACAGCAACTTCTCAAGTAACTGGTCTGGTACTAACAAAATTGGATGGAACGGCTAAAGGAGGTGTCGCATTAGGAATTTCTGATCAATTTAAAATACCCATTAAATATATAGGCGTTGGAGAACAAATAGAACAATTGCAAATATTTAATAAAATAGCTTTTGTTAATTCCTTATTTGATAAATAGGACGCTTGCAAAGAAAATTTTAAACCTTATTCAATTTTAATAATTGGATTGAATACGTTAAAGTTTTTATCATTCTACTTTTATTTTGTAATATTGTCCATAGAATAAACTACTTCAATTATGCAATTTTACCAATTAAAATATATAATACCGTTTATATTCTTTTGTTTCATTCTGTTTTTAGGAAATTCTGGAAACCCTCCAGATGGATACACAGGTGCACCTTTTAATAGTACTTGTGGCAGTTGTCATGGAGGCGGCTCATTTGACGGCGTAGTTGATATTTCAGGTTTCCCATCTACTATATTGCCAAATACCACTTATGATATTACACTTACAGCTTCCGCAACATCAGGAACTCCAATAGTTGGAGGTTTTCAATTGGTTGCAGTAAATGCTGCAAATCAAAATTCAGGTGACTTAATAAATGTAAGCGGACAAACAGGAACGACTACTTCAGGTTCCAGAGAATACATAGATCAAAGAGGCGCCAAAGCATATACAGGAAATTCTGTTTCGTGGGATTTTAAATGGACTTCACCAAATGGTCCATCAGGGAGTGTTATTACCTTATATTTTAGTTCCAATATGGCCAATGGCAATGGAAGTTCATCAGGCGACCGATCTATCAATTCAAGTAAAAGCGGAACAATGATGGGCGGAGGCAATCCACTTGGTGCTTCTATTACTCAGAAAAAAAATATATCCTGTTTTGGTGGGAGTGATGGAGAAGCAACCGTTACAGCCACTGGAGGCTTCCCACCTTATTCTTATATTTGGTCTAATGGACAAACAAGCAATAAAGCGGATATGCTAAGTTTTGGATCGCAGACAGTAACGGTCACAGACAATATGGGTTCAACAGCTACAGCAAGTACAATTATTACCCAGCCAGGATTATTACAACACGATGTTAAAATTAATAAACAAGTATCTTGCCCCGGTGGTCGCGATGGTTCGGTAACCACCACGGCACTTGGAGGAACGGCACCTTATAATTATATTTATTCAAATGGATCTTCTTCGAATCTCAGTGCAGGATTATATAGCGTTACAGTATCCGATGCAAATGGATGTAATACAAGTAGTACCTTTGTCATCACCGAACCGGATACATTTTCAGTAAATACTATAACTTTTCAAAACCCAATTTGTCCTTCAGATTCTAATGGCTTAATAAAACTAGGTGTTGCAGGAGGAAATCCGCCATATAAATTCAAATGGAGTACAAATGATACTTCCTCTCAAATTTCAAATAAAAAAGTTGGCAACTACAAAGTCACTATTACAGATGCTAAAAATTGCAATACCATTCGCAGCTATGAATTACAATCAAAAGATAGCATAGCACCTCAACTTATTTCAAAAAATGCAAAAGCTTATTTAGGTATAACCGGAATTGCGCTTCCATCAATTTCAGAATACTTTACAATAAATAAAGACAATTGTGATCCTAATCCTAAATTGATTATTAATATCGATACCTTTAAATGTGCCCAAATTGGAAAGCGAAATTTTATCTTGCAATCTACAGATGCAAATGGAAATAAATCAACAGCATCCGTAGAAATTGAAATTCTCGATACCATCAAACCAATTATACATAGATGGAATGATACTATTTTTTATGCGTGTAATATACAAGTGCCACAAATAAATGCGAGCGACAATTGCAGTATTTCTGAATTTAAAAAACTTTCTGGCCCGGATCCAGGAACCATTTTTCCTGTCGGTAGATCCGTTTTTATATTTAGTGCCAAAGATGGTTCAAATAACGAAATTTTAGATTCTTTTAAAGTTGATATTGTACAACCACTAACATTTACAATCGATACCTTCTATTTTAACTATTGTACTGGCGACACTTCCTATCATGTTGTACAATTAATGCATTCTCAAGGAAAGCTGTATGATTTTATTTATAATAACGATACGATTGAATTTGTAAAGGATACTTTAATAACGCTTCAAACATTTAATACAGATTCATTAAAATTTAAAGTAGTTGAAAATTCTGGGTGTTCAATTGACTATAAAATCAATATTGATTATCCTGGACCAATCCTTACATTGGATGCAGTACTGGTTACAGATGAGTCGGACATAAATAAAAAAGACGGTTCCATATTAGCAACTATTCCTGGAGCAGATTCAATTGCTATTTTTGATGCATTTACAAAAGGCTATATAAATAGTACAGGATTAAATTTAGCGGAAGGAATATATGAATTGAAAGCTTATAAAGCATCTTGTGTATTCACTTTCGGACCTTATACTATCAAACTTATTACGAGCACTGAAAATAATGAATCGATTGACATAAAATTAGTCCCAAATCCATTTGAAAATGAATTATCAATCATTTCAAATTCTAAGTTTGAATTAAAATACAAATTGTTTAATGCTTCCGGAGAGCTGATAACAAATGGTGTCTTTTTAAACACCTCCGTCCTTAATCTTAGTAATTTAAAAAGTGGGATTTACTTTTTAGTATGTGCTGATAAAAACCAAGTTTTGTGCAGAAGAATCATGAAAATTTAGAAATTATCGAAAGGAATACTTTATTCATCTAACTTTAAGACATCCAGGAAGGCTTTTTGGGGTACATCTATTGACCCAATTTGTCGCATTTTCTTCTTCCCTTCTTTTTGTTTTTCTAAAAGTTTTCGCTTCCTAGAAATATCACCGCCATAACATTTGGCAGTTACATCTTTCCGCATCGCAGATATCGTTTCTCTTGCAATAATCTTACCACCAATGGCCGCTTGAATTGCGATAACAAACTGATGTTTCGGCAAAATCTCTTTAAGTTTGGAACACATTCTGCGACCAACAGATTCTGCCTTTGATCGATGTACTAAAGCAGTCAGAGCATCTACATTATCGCCATTTAATTTTATATCTAATTTAATCAAATCCGATTTCCGATAATCAATTGGGTGGTAATCAAAGGAAGCATAACCTCTTGTCAATGATTTTAAACGATCATAAAAGTCAAATACAATTTCAGCGAGTGGCATTTCAAACATTAGTTCTACCCTATCTGTAGTTAGATAATGTTGTTTTGTCATAGTACCTCTCTTATCCATACATAATTTAATGATCGTGCCAATATAATCTGGCTTCGTAATAATTTGTGCAGAAATATAAGGTTCTTCGACATATTCCAAATAATTTGGCTCAGGTAAGTCATTTGGAGTATTAATCGTTAATAATTCATTTCTAGTAGTGAGTGCTTTATAAGATACGTTTGGCACTGTTGTAATTACTTCTTGATTAAACTCTCGAGACAATCGCTCTTGAATAATTTCCAGATGCAACATTCCTAAAAATCCACAACGAAAACCAAATCCTAAAGCAATT from Saprospiraceae bacterium carries:
- the ftsY gene encoding signal recognition particle-docking protein FtsY, with amino-acid sequence MGFFDRFFSKEKEKDLNQGLSKTKDGFFDKIAKAVVGKSQIDEAFLDDLEQILISSDVGLDTTIKIIQRIQKRVLEDKYLGLDQLNSLLRDEISKLLAENNTLDLEDFDTGPVSPYIILVVGVNGVGKTTTIGKLAYQFKQRGKNVLIAAGDTFRAAAEDQLHIWSERVGCQFFTKGMGADPSAVAYEAVQFAIKNKIDVVIIDTAGRLHTKLNLMGELAKINRSIAKSLPGAPHEVLLVLDATTGQNALEQCKHFTATSQVTGLVLTKLDGTAKGGVALGISDQFKIPIKYIGVGEQIEQLQIFNKIAFVNSLFDK
- a CDS encoding T9SS type A sorting domain-containing protein, translated to MQFYQLKYIIPFIFFCFILFLGNSGNPPDGYTGAPFNSTCGSCHGGGSFDGVVDISGFPSTILPNTTYDITLTASATSGTPIVGGFQLVAVNAANQNSGDLINVSGQTGTTTSGSREYIDQRGAKAYTGNSVSWDFKWTSPNGPSGSVITLYFSSNMANGNGSSSGDRSINSSKSGTMMGGGNPLGASITQKKNISCFGGSDGEATVTATGGFPPYSYIWSNGQTSNKADMLSFGSQTVTVTDNMGSTATASTIITQPGLLQHDVKINKQVSCPGGRDGSVTTTALGGTAPYNYIYSNGSSSNLSAGLYSVTVSDANGCNTSSTFVITEPDTFSVNTITFQNPICPSDSNGLIKLGVAGGNPPYKFKWSTNDTSSQISNKKVGNYKVTITDAKNCNTIRSYELQSKDSIAPQLISKNAKAYLGITGIALPSISEYFTINKDNCDPNPKLIINIDTFKCAQIGKRNFILQSTDANGNKSTASVEIEILDTIKPIIHRWNDTIFYACNIQVPQINASDNCSISEFKKLSGPDPGTIFPVGRSVFIFSAKDGSNNEILDSFKVDIVQPLTFTIDTFYFNYCTGDTSYHVVQLMHSQGKLYDFIYNNDTIEFVKDTLITLQTFNTDSLKFKVVENSGCSIDYKINIDYPGPILTLDAVLVTDESDINKKDGSILATIPGADSIAIFDAFTKGYINSTGLNLAEGIYELKAYKASCVFTFGPYTIKLITSTENNESIDIKLVPNPFENELSIISNSKFELKYKLFNASGELITNGVFLNTSVLNLSNLKSGIYFLVCADKNQVLCRRIMKI